In the Streptomyces formicae genome, one interval contains:
- a CDS encoding ABC transporter permease: protein MSVSKSASKSLPGKPGQQLHKRPPLRVRLRDNWVMLALMAPGVLFFVGFFYVPMLGNVIAFQDYQPFIGFKESPLVGLANFQELFADPAFWEAVRNTLAFAALQLIFFFPAPLALALLINSLISPRVKKFVQSIVYLPHFISWVLVVALFQQVLGGAGLVSNYLRDNGLSALDVMSDPTTFPLLITGQVIWKDIGWGMIIYLAALANVDQSLYESAAVDGAGRWRRMWHVTLPAVRGVTIMLLVLRLGDVLSVGFEQFLLQRDAVGARAAEVLDTYIYYHGVVYGDWGVGAAAGLVKGVIGALMIWGANKVAHAFGEHGVYSK from the coding sequence GTGTCCGTATCGAAGTCGGCGTCGAAGTCCCTCCCGGGGAAACCGGGTCAGCAGCTGCACAAGCGACCGCCGTTGCGGGTCCGGCTGCGCGACAACTGGGTGATGCTGGCCCTCATGGCACCCGGCGTGCTGTTCTTCGTCGGGTTCTTCTACGTGCCGATGCTGGGCAACGTCATCGCCTTCCAGGACTACCAGCCCTTCATCGGCTTCAAGGAGAGCCCGCTCGTCGGACTCGCCAACTTCCAGGAGCTGTTCGCCGATCCGGCGTTCTGGGAGGCGGTCCGCAACACCCTGGCCTTCGCCGCGCTCCAGCTGATCTTCTTCTTTCCCGCACCGCTGGCCCTCGCCCTGCTGATCAACAGTTTGATCAGCCCGCGCGTCAAGAAGTTCGTGCAGAGCATCGTCTATCTGCCGCACTTCATCTCGTGGGTCCTCGTCGTCGCGCTCTTCCAGCAGGTCCTCGGCGGCGCGGGCCTGGTCAGCAACTACCTGCGGGACAACGGCCTTTCCGCGCTCGACGTGATGAGCGACCCCACCACCTTCCCGCTCCTGATCACCGGACAGGTGATCTGGAAGGACATCGGCTGGGGCATGATCATCTACCTGGCGGCGCTCGCCAACGTCGACCAGAGCCTGTACGAGTCGGCGGCCGTCGACGGCGCGGGCCGCTGGCGCCGCATGTGGCACGTCACGCTGCCCGCCGTCCGCGGCGTCACCATCATGCTGCTCGTGCTGCGCCTCGGTGACGTGCTCTCCGTCGGCTTCGAGCAGTTCCTGCTCCAGCGCGACGCGGTCGGGGCCCGCGCGGCGGAAGTCCTCGACACCTACATCTACTACCACGGCGTCGTCTACGGCGACTGGGGCGTCGGCGCCGCGGCGGGCCTGGTCAAGGGAGTCATCGGCGCCCTGATGATCTGGGGCGCCAACAAGGTCGCCCACGCCTTCGGAGAGCACGGGGTGTACAGCAAATGA
- a CDS encoding carbohydrate ABC transporter permease: MSSFGFPLRGKDERRRVREERPAWEEPPSKIGSAAKAVVITVICAVMVLPFLTVLSTSLASREEITASGGFVLFPSEPTLDAYRTVLSGGIVSRAVVVSVLITVVGTALSLLTTIALAYALSKRGVPGGKPILLMVLFTLLFAPGMVPMYVVVKELGLLDSYWSLILPVLINAFNLVVLRAFFMNIPEELYQAARIDGAGDWRILTRIVLPLSKGVVAVVGLFYAVTYWNAFFNAMLYLNDSGKWPIQLVLRTYVVQNKSMTADQLGIAHMPPQQSLSMAVVMLALLPILALFPFLQKYFTKGVLTGAIKG, translated from the coding sequence ATGAGCAGCTTCGGATTCCCCCTGCGCGGCAAGGACGAACGGCGGCGCGTCCGCGAGGAGCGGCCCGCCTGGGAGGAGCCGCCGTCGAAGATCGGCTCGGCCGCCAAGGCCGTCGTCATCACGGTCATCTGCGCCGTGATGGTCCTGCCCTTCCTCACGGTCCTCTCCACCAGCCTCGCTTCCCGCGAGGAGATCACCGCGTCCGGCGGCTTCGTCCTGTTCCCCTCGGAGCCGACCCTTGACGCCTACCGCACGGTCCTGTCCGGCGGCATCGTCTCGCGCGCGGTGGTGGTCAGCGTCCTGATCACCGTGGTCGGCACGGCGCTCTCCCTCCTGACGACGATCGCCCTGGCGTACGCCCTGAGCAAGCGCGGCGTTCCCGGCGGCAAGCCGATCCTCCTGATGGTCCTGTTCACGCTGCTCTTCGCGCCGGGCATGGTCCCGATGTACGTGGTGGTCAAGGAACTCGGACTCCTGGACTCCTACTGGTCGTTGATCCTGCCGGTGCTCATCAACGCGTTCAACCTGGTCGTGCTCAGGGCGTTCTTCATGAACATTCCCGAGGAGCTCTACCAGGCCGCCCGCATCGACGGCGCGGGCGACTGGCGGATCCTCACGCGCATCGTGCTCCCGCTGTCCAAGGGCGTCGTCGCCGTCGTCGGCCTCTTCTACGCCGTGACGTACTGGAACGCCTTCTTCAACGCGATGCTCTACCTCAACGACTCCGGCAAGTGGCCCATCCAACTGGTCCTGCGCACCTACGTCGTACAGAACAAGTCCATGACCGCGGACCAGCTCGGCATCGCCCACATGCCGCCGCAGCAGTCCCTCTCCATGGCCGTCGTCATGCTCGCGCTGCTGCCGATCCTGGCGCTCTTCCCCTTCCTCCAGAAGTACTTCACCAAGGGCGTGCTCACCGGCGCCATCAAGGGCTGA
- a CDS encoding extracellular solute-binding protein: protein MTGMSRRTFLSLSTAVAAGAAATSLTGCGSAAKKSGEAASAKVKLPAYVPFTKIKPDLPPNAKGLSAGFLSYPKELVRSVAKTPGDGSKITMLTEIWTQPPTPKDSNAYWKKVDEELGVDLTAILGTDPGYEQKFSAVIAGGDLPDLLWIPPNQGIQHIAELLEAKCADITKYVSGDAVKTYPNLAAMSPAHWKTAVVNGKIWGAPVPYPAFGQVYAGNPKVWGKADGLQCSSTEEFLDKCKEVTGGKTWALEPIYVNAVSVLCQSFGAPNKWRQNKDGSLTWFQETDEYTEALAFVLKLKQAGVFYPGNPKMADAYIKMAQGAIGATVHANPYNARNEIRVQDPELASEIMIPFAAGGNKPNHHYHLGTIGYTAVKKGDEKRVRMLLRVLDYLAAPFGSKEREFLEYGTEGEDFTYDKNGFPTRTKQGKQEVEGLYSGLQTATTSPFALIASSFPGDERAQDVKDVYAAEQKLIETAVRNPTVGHYSDAYTQHYGRMSTEATDLVNDIVSGRKKIGEWKPFWAEWKNKGLEQMAREFQKSIEQSA from the coding sequence ATGACCGGCATGTCCCGACGCACGTTCCTGAGCCTGTCCACCGCCGTCGCCGCGGGCGCGGCCGCCACCTCCCTGACGGGCTGTGGCTCGGCCGCCAAGAAGAGCGGCGAGGCGGCGTCGGCGAAGGTGAAGCTGCCCGCGTACGTCCCCTTCACCAAGATCAAGCCCGATCTGCCGCCGAACGCGAAGGGCCTGTCGGCCGGTTTCCTCTCCTACCCCAAGGAGTTGGTGCGCAGCGTCGCGAAGACCCCGGGTGACGGCTCGAAGATCACGATGCTCACGGAGATCTGGACGCAGCCGCCGACCCCCAAGGACTCCAACGCCTACTGGAAGAAGGTCGACGAGGAGCTCGGCGTCGACCTGACCGCGATCCTCGGCACCGACCCCGGCTACGAGCAGAAGTTCTCCGCCGTCATCGCGGGCGGCGACCTGCCCGACCTGCTCTGGATCCCGCCCAACCAGGGCATCCAGCACATCGCCGAGCTGCTCGAGGCCAAGTGCGCCGACATCACGAAGTACGTCTCGGGCGACGCGGTGAAGACGTACCCGAACCTCGCCGCGATGTCCCCCGCCCACTGGAAGACCGCCGTCGTCAACGGCAAGATCTGGGGTGCGCCCGTGCCCTACCCGGCGTTCGGCCAGGTCTACGCGGGCAATCCGAAGGTCTGGGGGAAGGCGGACGGCCTCCAGTGCTCCAGCACCGAGGAGTTCCTCGACAAGTGCAAGGAGGTCACCGGCGGCAAGACGTGGGCGCTCGAACCGATCTACGTCAACGCCGTCAGCGTCCTGTGCCAGTCCTTCGGCGCTCCCAACAAGTGGCGGCAGAACAAGGACGGCTCGCTCACCTGGTTCCAGGAGACCGACGAGTACACCGAGGCCCTCGCCTTCGTGCTGAAGCTGAAGCAGGCCGGTGTCTTCTACCCGGGCAACCCCAAGATGGCCGACGCGTACATCAAGATGGCGCAGGGCGCGATCGGCGCCACCGTGCACGCCAACCCCTACAACGCGCGCAACGAGATCCGCGTCCAGGACCCGGAGCTCGCCTCCGAGATCATGATCCCGTTCGCCGCGGGCGGCAACAAGCCGAACCACCACTACCACTTGGGCACCATCGGCTACACCGCCGTCAAGAAGGGCGACGAGAAGCGGGTGCGGATGCTCCTTCGCGTCCTGGACTACCTGGCGGCGCCGTTCGGCAGCAAGGAGCGCGAGTTCCTCGAATACGGCACCGAGGGCGAGGACTTCACGTACGACAAGAACGGCTTCCCCACCCGTACCAAGCAGGGCAAGCAGGAGGTCGAGGGCCTCTACAGCGGGCTGCAGACGGCGACGACCTCGCCCTTCGCCCTGATCGCCTCCAGCTTCCCCGGCGACGAACGGGCGCAGGACGTCAAGGACGTGTACGCGGCCGAGCAGAAGCTCATCGAGACCGCCGTGCGCAACCCGACGGTCGGCCACTACTCGGACGCGTACACCCAGCACTACGGACGCATGTCCACCGAGGCGACCGACCTGGTCAACGACATCGTCAGCGGCCGCAAGAAGATCGGCGAGTGGAAGCCGTTCTGGGCCGAGTGGAAGAACAAGGGCCTGGAGCAGATGGCCCGCGAGTTCCAGAAGTCGATCGAGCAGAGCGCCTGA
- a CDS encoding amino acid permease — protein sequence MAGLRMGHGVLRRKPIDHIEETESGGGLTRTLGLWQLTAIGVGGIIGAGIFSLAGAVANGTAGPAVLVSFLIAGVASAAAAFSYAEFAGMIPKAGSAYTYGYVVLGELTGWFIGWDLLLEYTAIVAVVAIGISGYFGFLVEEMGAELPNWMMGAPGTGDGHKVDLFAAVLCLFIAYLLTLGIKNAARFELIVVVLKVIVVLVVIAVGFFHIETGNYNPFFPYGVSGAFTGAATVFFAVFGYDAMSTAAEESKDAQRHMPKAILYSLAISMVLYVLACLVLTGMQSYKEVDPESGFSTAFKSVGLGGLADVIAVGAIIGILTVMFTFMLGCTRVWFSMSRDGLLPKWFAKTHPTRHVPTRVTWIVGVASAAIAGFLPIGEAAELTNIGILLAFVVVCVAVIVLRYKRPDLPRTFRCPGMPVVPALGVVFSIWLITFLQWQTWVRFAVWFLLGLVVYFGYSYRKSELAKAEQDTRA from the coding sequence ATGGCCGGACTCCGGATGGGACACGGCGTACTGCGCCGCAAGCCCATCGACCACATCGAAGAGACCGAGTCGGGCGGTGGTCTGACCCGCACACTCGGGCTGTGGCAGCTCACCGCGATCGGGGTGGGCGGCATCATCGGCGCCGGGATCTTCAGCCTCGCCGGTGCCGTCGCCAACGGCACGGCGGGGCCCGCGGTCCTGGTCTCCTTCCTGATCGCGGGCGTCGCGAGCGCGGCCGCCGCCTTCTCCTACGCCGAGTTCGCGGGCATGATCCCGAAGGCGGGCTCGGCGTACACGTACGGCTATGTGGTGCTCGGCGAGCTGACCGGCTGGTTCATCGGCTGGGACCTGCTCCTGGAGTACACCGCGATCGTGGCGGTGGTCGCGATCGGCATCTCCGGATACTTCGGCTTCCTGGTCGAGGAGATGGGCGCCGAGCTGCCGAACTGGATGATGGGCGCGCCGGGCACCGGCGACGGACACAAGGTCGACCTGTTCGCCGCGGTCCTGTGCCTGTTCATCGCGTATCTGCTCACCCTCGGCATCAAGAACGCCGCGCGCTTCGAGCTGATCGTGGTGGTGCTCAAGGTGATCGTGGTGCTCGTCGTGATCGCGGTGGGCTTCTTCCACATCGAGACCGGCAACTACAACCCGTTCTTCCCCTACGGGGTCAGCGGCGCGTTCACGGGCGCGGCGACGGTCTTCTTCGCCGTCTTCGGGTACGACGCCATGTCGACGGCCGCCGAGGAGTCCAAGGACGCCCAGCGCCACATGCCCAAGGCGATCCTCTACTCCCTCGCGATCTCCATGGTGCTGTACGTCCTGGCCTGCCTGGTCCTGACCGGCATGCAGAGCTACAAGGAGGTCGACCCGGAGAGCGGCTTCTCCACGGCCTTCAAGTCCGTGGGGCTCGGCGGACTCGCGGACGTCATCGCGGTGGGCGCGATCATCGGCATCCTGACCGTGATGTTCACGTTCATGCTGGGCTGCACACGTGTGTGGTTCTCGATGAGCCGGGACGGCCTGCTGCCCAAGTGGTTCGCCAAGACGCATCCGACCCGGCACGTGCCGACACGTGTGACCTGGATCGTCGGGGTCGCATCGGCCGCCATCGCCGGGTTCCTGCCGATCGGCGAGGCGGCCGAACTCACCAACATCGGGATCCTGTTGGCGTTCGTCGTGGTGTGCGTCGCGGTGATCGTGCTGCGCTACAAGCGGCCCGATCTGCCGCGCACGTTCCGCTGCCCCGGAATGCCGGTGGTCCCGGCCCTCGGGGTCGTCTTCTCCATCTGGCTGATCACGTTCCTGCAGTGGCAGACCTGGGTGCGGTTCGCCGTGTGGTTCCTGCTCGGCCTCGTCGTGTACTTCGGGTACTCCTACCGGAAGTCGGAGCTGGCGAAGGCGGAGCAGGACACCCGGGCCTGA
- a CDS encoding universal stress protein, which translates to MSEDQSHQFERGTDGPKVIVVGVDGSDSSLRAAAYAGGLARRQRALLAVVYIQPVMAAGAALGAPVAETTDEIAEGLITEIRDAAERVKDIFDVRWEFHTFRGDPYSGLVTAADDLKADAVVVGASEQAGHRIVGSVAVRLVKAGRWPVTVVP; encoded by the coding sequence GTGAGCGAAGACCAGTCCCACCAGTTCGAACGCGGCACCGACGGGCCGAAGGTGATCGTCGTCGGAGTCGACGGCTCCGATTCGTCGCTCCGTGCGGCGGCATATGCCGGGGGCCTTGCCCGGCGCCAGCGGGCGCTGCTCGCCGTGGTGTACATCCAGCCGGTGATGGCGGCCGGGGCCGCGCTCGGCGCCCCGGTCGCGGAGACCACCGACGAGATCGCCGAGGGGCTGATCACGGAGATCCGTGACGCGGCCGAGCGGGTGAAGGACATATTCGACGTGCGCTGGGAGTTCCACACCTTCCGCGGCGACCCCTACAGCGGCCTGGTCACCGCGGCCGACGACCTGAAGGCGGACGCCGTGGTCGTGGGCGCCTCCGAGCAGGCGGGGCACCGCATCGTCGGCTCCGTCGCCGTACGTCTGGTGAAGGCGGGCCGCTGGCCGGTCACCGTCGTCCCCTGA
- the lysX gene encoding bifunctional lysylphosphatidylglycerol synthetase/lysine--tRNA ligase LysX, which produces MTVSTEEPDVGGRISPRGGFLSRVPEVFAAFFGTLGVFCAVLAVIAPLRRLLLPVIRFLDLITVPVSANLAYAVFLFLLAAATAARKKVAWWLVVSYLGLLLAFDVLGAALGYWAESLPSFVICGVAFVLLILARGEFSADSRRGAVWRAIAVLAAGLGIAILVGWGLVELFPGTLPRGERLLWAANRVCGGLLHGHDYFDGTPPRGLHFWLGLFGALALLNAAATLFRSQRMEAALHGDEEPRIRALLGAYGAQDSLGYFATRRDKAVVFSPSGKAAVTYRVEAGVCLASGDPVGDREGWPHAIGAWLDVARRYAWQPAVMGASEDGATAYARAGLGALQLGDEAILHVAGFDLDGRDMRVTRQAVNRVRRTGATTRIRRHSTLTDEEMEEIIDKADAWRDTETERGFSMALDRLGDPEDGDCLLVEALDADGKLLALLSLVPWGRDGISLDLMRRDRSAPNGVMEFMVAELCAAAPKSGVRRISLNFAVFRSVFEEGGRIGAGPVLRLWRKLLLFFSKWWQLEALYRSNAKYHPEWYPRFICYGDSGALARISLASGIAEGFVSVPSLRKLWGKGHHKPRGVTQPATTEGLPSIAALGLAGGGADADADPAADLPDQIRVRHRKLADLRAAGVDPYPVGLAERTHELADVSSDMTGDQVRVAGRVMLVRDFGGVVFAVLRDWSGDLQLAFSRDTAGPDVLDRFTTGTDIGDHITATGTVGTSDKGELTVFVTDWLLTGKCLRPLPDKYRGLTDPEAKVRRRYLDLVASPAARDVVRARSTAVQALRQGLLDRGYLEVETPMLQQIHGGANARPFTTHINAYDLDLYLRIAPELYLKRLCVGGMEKVFEMGRTFRNEGVSYKHNPEFTMLEAYQAFADYDVMLDLTRELIQGAATAAFGSAIAHKTDADGKLVAHDISGPWPVKTVYGAISEALGDAVDADTPLPALHRLCDRADVPYTPDDGRGDVVLEMYERLVEERTTLPTFYKDFPTDVSPLTRQHRDDPRLAERWDLVAFGTELGTAYSELTDPVEQRRRLTAQSLLAAGGDPEAMELDEDFLDALEYAMPPTGGLGIGVDRLVMFLTGLTIRETLPFPLVRRT; this is translated from the coding sequence ATGACGGTCAGCACGGAGGAGCCCGACGTCGGCGGGCGGATATCCCCGCGCGGCGGATTCCTGAGCCGCGTCCCCGAAGTCTTCGCCGCCTTCTTCGGCACGCTCGGCGTCTTCTGCGCGGTCCTCGCCGTCATCGCCCCGCTGCGGCGGCTGCTGCTCCCCGTCATCCGCTTCCTGGACCTCATCACGGTCCCGGTCAGCGCGAACCTCGCGTACGCCGTCTTCCTCTTCCTGCTCGCCGCCGCCACGGCCGCCCGCAAGAAGGTCGCCTGGTGGCTCGTCGTCAGCTATCTGGGCCTGCTGCTCGCCTTCGACGTGCTCGGCGCCGCCCTCGGCTACTGGGCCGAGTCGCTGCCGTCCTTCGTCATCTGCGGCGTCGCCTTCGTCCTGCTGATCCTGGCCCGGGGCGAGTTCTCCGCGGACTCGCGGCGCGGCGCCGTCTGGCGGGCCATCGCCGTCCTCGCCGCGGGCCTCGGCATCGCGATCCTGGTCGGCTGGGGCCTGGTCGAGCTCTTCCCCGGCACGCTGCCGCGCGGCGAGCGGCTGCTCTGGGCGGCCAACCGGGTCTGCGGCGGTCTGCTCCACGGCCACGACTACTTCGACGGCACCCCGCCGCGCGGCCTCCACTTCTGGCTCGGCCTCTTCGGCGCGCTCGCGCTCCTGAACGCCGCAGCGACGCTCTTCCGCTCCCAGCGCATGGAAGCGGCGCTGCACGGCGACGAGGAACCCCGCATCCGAGCCCTGCTCGGCGCGTACGGCGCACAGGACTCGCTCGGCTACTTCGCGACCCGGCGCGACAAGGCCGTGGTCTTCTCGCCCAGCGGCAAGGCGGCCGTCACCTACCGCGTCGAGGCCGGTGTCTGCCTGGCGAGCGGCGACCCGGTCGGCGACCGCGAGGGATGGCCGCACGCGATCGGCGCCTGGCTCGACGTGGCGAGGCGCTACGCCTGGCAGCCCGCCGTCATGGGCGCGTCCGAGGACGGCGCCACCGCCTACGCCCGTGCGGGACTCGGCGCGCTCCAGCTCGGCGACGAGGCGATCCTGCACGTCGCGGGATTCGACCTGGACGGCCGCGACATGCGGGTCACGCGCCAGGCGGTGAACCGCGTCCGCCGCACCGGCGCCACCACCCGCATCCGCCGCCACTCCACCCTCACCGACGAGGAGATGGAGGAGATCATCGACAAGGCCGACGCCTGGCGGGACACCGAGACCGAACGCGGCTTCTCCATGGCGCTCGACCGGCTCGGCGACCCCGAGGACGGCGACTGCCTCCTCGTCGAGGCGCTCGACGCCGACGGCAAGCTCCTCGCGCTGCTCTCCCTCGTGCCCTGGGGCAGGGACGGCATCTCGCTGGACCTGATGCGCCGCGACCGCTCCGCGCCCAACGGCGTCATGGAGTTCATGGTCGCCGAGCTGTGCGCCGCCGCCCCGAAGTCCGGCGTGCGCCGCATCTCCCTGAACTTCGCGGTGTTCCGCTCGGTCTTCGAGGAGGGCGGCCGGATCGGCGCGGGCCCCGTCCTGCGGCTGTGGCGCAAGCTGCTCCTGTTCTTCTCCAAGTGGTGGCAGCTGGAGGCGCTCTACCGCTCCAACGCCAAGTACCACCCGGAGTGGTACCCGCGCTTCATCTGCTACGGCGACAGCGGCGCGCTGGCCCGCATCAGCCTGGCCTCCGGCATCGCCGAGGGCTTCGTCTCCGTGCCGTCGCTGCGCAAGCTCTGGGGCAAGGGACATCACAAGCCCCGAGGAGTCACCCAGCCCGCCACCACCGAGGGCCTCCCCTCGATCGCGGCGCTCGGCCTCGCGGGGGGAGGAGCCGACGCCGACGCCGACCCCGCGGCCGACCTCCCCGATCAGATCCGCGTCCGGCACCGCAAGCTGGCGGACCTGCGCGCCGCTGGCGTCGACCCCTACCCGGTGGGTCTGGCCGAGCGCACCCATGAACTGGCCGATGTCTCCAGCGATATGACGGGGGATCAGGTCAGGGTCGCGGGACGCGTCATGCTCGTACGCGACTTCGGCGGCGTCGTCTTCGCCGTGCTGCGCGACTGGTCGGGCGACCTCCAACTGGCCTTCTCGCGCGACACCGCGGGCCCCGACGTGCTCGACCGCTTCACCACCGGCACCGACATCGGCGACCACATCACGGCCACCGGCACGGTCGGCACCAGCGACAAGGGCGAACTCACCGTCTTCGTCACCGACTGGCTGCTCACCGGCAAGTGCCTGCGCCCGCTGCCCGACAAGTACCGGGGCCTGACCGACCCCGAGGCCAAGGTGCGCCGCCGCTACCTCGACCTGGTCGCGAGCCCGGCCGCGCGCGACGTGGTCCGCGCCCGCTCCACCGCCGTCCAGGCCCTGCGCCAGGGCCTGCTCGACCGCGGCTATCTGGAGGTCGAGACGCCGATGCTCCAGCAGATCCACGGCGGCGCCAACGCCCGGCCCTTCACCACCCACATCAACGCCTACGACCTCGACCTGTACCTGCGCATCGCCCCCGAGCTCTACCTCAAGCGGCTCTGCGTCGGCGGCATGGAGAAGGTCTTCGAGATGGGCCGCACCTTCCGCAACGAAGGCGTCTCCTACAAGCACAACCCCGAGTTCACGATGCTGGAGGCCTACCAGGCGTTCGCCGACTACGACGTGATGCTCGACCTCACCCGCGAGCTCATCCAGGGCGCGGCGACCGCCGCCTTCGGCAGCGCAATCGCCCACAAGACTGACGCCGACGGCAAGCTCGTCGCGCATGACATCTCAGGCCCCTGGCCGGTCAAGACCGTCTACGGAGCGATCTCCGAGGCACTCGGCGACGCGGTCGACGCCGACACCCCGCTGCCCGCGCTGCACCGGCTCTGCGACCGGGCCGACGTGCCGTACACGCCGGACGACGGGCGCGGCGACGTCGTCCTGGAGATGTACGAGCGGCTCGTCGAGGAGCGCACGACGCTGCCCACCTTCTACAAGGACTTCCCGACCGACGTCTCCCCGCTCACCCGCCAGCACCGCGACGACCCGCGCCTCGCCGAGCGCTGGGACCTCGTCGCCTTCGGCACCGAACTGGGCACCGCCTACTCGGAGTTGACCGACCCCGTGGAGCAGCGGCGGCGCCTGACCGCCCAGTCGCTGCTCGCCGCGGGCGGAGACCCGGAGGCCATGGAGCTCGACGAGGACTTCCTCGACGCCCTCGAATACGCCATGCCGCCCACCGGTGGCCTCGGCATCGGCGTCGACCGGCTCGTCATGTTCCTCACCGGCCTGACCATCCGCGAGACGCTGCCCTTCCCGCTCGTACGCCGCACCTGA
- a CDS encoding polysaccharide deacetylase family protein, translating into MKDDQLTPGRRALLRAAALIGLAATAGCAGTARPAAPSPTGPGGAPAAGPPAARVLKPSAYRLQPMAGPGPARAARALPRVRKEPILRLKGGGRSMVLTFDDGPDPRYTPHILRTLRRHDVRAMFFVCGEMAVDNKDLLREMADDGHLIGNHTWSHPLLPRLGRAAMREQMERTCDVIEDATGEPPAWFRAPYGAWNRNAFQLGAALGMEPLAWTVDTLDWTEPGAPTIVRRVRAGAAPGVVVLSHDAGGNRSGSVDALRTYLPELLDSGYRITLPSRYAL; encoded by the coding sequence ATGAAAGACGATCAGCTGACTCCAGGGCGGCGGGCGTTGCTCCGCGCCGCCGCGCTCATCGGTCTGGCCGCGACCGCGGGCTGCGCGGGCACGGCACGCCCGGCCGCCCCGAGCCCCACAGGGCCCGGTGGAGCGCCCGCGGCGGGGCCTCCCGCGGCCCGCGTCCTCAAGCCCTCCGCGTACCGCCTCCAGCCCATGGCGGGCCCAGGCCCCGCGCGAGCCGCGCGTGCCCTGCCACGGGTGCGCAAGGAGCCGATCCTGCGCCTCAAGGGAGGCGGGCGCTCGATGGTGCTGACCTTCGACGACGGGCCCGATCCCCGCTACACGCCGCACATCCTGCGGACGCTGCGCAGGCACGACGTACGCGCGATGTTCTTCGTCTGCGGCGAGATGGCCGTCGACAACAAGGACCTGCTGCGCGAGATGGCCGACGACGGGCACCTGATCGGCAACCACACCTGGAGCCATCCGCTGCTGCCGCGCCTGGGCAGAGCCGCGATGCGCGAGCAGATGGAACGCACCTGCGACGTCATCGAGGACGCGACCGGCGAACCCCCCGCCTGGTTCCGCGCCCCCTACGGAGCCTGGAACCGCAACGCCTTCCAGCTCGGCGCCGCACTGGGCATGGAGCCGCTCGCCTGGACCGTCGACACCCTGGACTGGACCGAGCCGGGCGCGCCGACCATCGTGCGCCGGGTGCGGGCGGGGGCCGCGCCCGGCGTCGTGGTGCTCTCGCACGACGCGGGCGGCAACCGCTCGGGGAGCGTCGACGCGCTGCGCACCTATCTGCCGGAGCTGCTCGACTCCGGTTACCGCATCACCCTGCCGAGCCGCTACGCGCTGTGA
- a CDS encoding class F sortase, giving the protein MALVLLTGLALIRNGSGEFDVGPPQPASAAAADAAPDAAGRGAPAPLAFSPAERVRIKGIQVDAPIMPVGLDSDGWVDAPPPEDPNLAGWFTGAVSPGEKGTAVVVGHVDNQQGPAVFYGLGSLKKGNHVEVRRKDKKTAIFQIYGIEVFEKENFPGKRVYGNSGTPELRVITCGGGFSKQAGYDGNVVVFARLIAVR; this is encoded by the coding sequence ATGGCGCTCGTCCTGCTGACCGGCCTCGCGCTGATCCGCAACGGTTCCGGCGAGTTCGACGTGGGCCCGCCGCAGCCCGCTTCGGCCGCCGCCGCCGACGCGGCTCCCGACGCCGCGGGCCGTGGCGCCCCCGCGCCCCTGGCGTTCTCGCCCGCCGAGCGGGTGCGGATCAAGGGCATCCAGGTGGACGCCCCGATCATGCCGGTGGGCCTGGACTCCGACGGCTGGGTGGACGCGCCGCCGCCCGAGGACCCGAACCTCGCGGGCTGGTTCACCGGCGCGGTGTCACCGGGTGAGAAGGGCACGGCCGTGGTGGTCGGGCACGTGGACAACCAGCAGGGACCCGCCGTCTTCTACGGCCTCGGTTCCCTGAAGAAGGGCAATCACGTCGAGGTGCGGCGCAAGGACAAGAAGACCGCGATCTTCCAGATCTACGGCATCGAGGTGTTCGAGAAGGAGAATTTCCCGGGAAAGCGCGTGTACGGGAACAGCGGAACTCCCGAATTGCGGGTCATCACCTGCGGCGGCGGATTCTCCAAGCAGGCCGGGTACGACGGGAACGTGGTGGTGTTCGCCCGCCTGATCGCCGTGCGCTGA